In the genome of Zobellia nedashkovskayae, the window ATGGAATTGATGGAGGCTGTTGATAACTGGATCGAACTTCCAAAGAGAGATGTTGAAAAAGATTTCTTGATGCCTGTTGAAGATGTATTTACAATTACTGGACGTGGTACTGTTGCAACTGGTCGTATTGAGACTGGTGTTGCTAATACAGGTGATCCTGTTGAGATTATCGGTATGGGAGCTGAGAAATTGACTTCTACTGTTACTGGTGTTGAGATGTTCCGTAAGATTTTGGATAGAGGTGAAGCTGGTGATAACGTAGGTATCTTGTTAAGAGGTATTGAAAAAGCACAGATTAGTAGAGGTATGGTTATTTGTAAGCCAGGTTCTGTTAAGCCTCACGCTAAATTCGAAGCTGAAGTTTATGTTTTGAAAAAAGAAGAAGGTGGTCGTCACACGCCATTCCATAATAACTATCGTCCACAGTTTTATGTAAGAACTACGGATGTAACTGGTAACATTGCACTTCCTGCAGGAGTTGAGATGGTAATGCCTGGTGATAACCTTACTATTACAGTTGAGTTGATTCAACCAATTGCTTTAAGTTTAGGTCTACGTTTCGCTATCCGTGAAGGTGGTAGAACAGTTGGTGCCGGTCAGGTTACTAAGATTATAGATTAATTTATTATATAGGAATAATGTAATTAAGGGTGTTCTGCTTTTGTAGGACACCTTTAAATGCAATTATAAACGGGTGTAGCTCAGTTGGTAGAGCACTGGTCTCCAAAACCAGGTGTCGGGAGTTCGAGTCTCTCCTCCCGTGCGAATTTAAGTAAGAATCATTATGTTAACGTATATAAAAGAATCTATAGAAGAGCTTCGTAACAATGTTACTTTGCCTCCAAGAGCCGAATCATCTAACCTTATGGTAGTGGTTGCGGTATTTTCTATTTTGTTCGCTTTGGCGACTTGGGGTGTGGATAGTACATTCAGCAAATTGGTTCGTTTGTATTTCGATAACATCTTAAACTAGTCGGTTGCTATGTCAGAAGTATTGGAAAAGAAATGGTATGTAGTGAGAGCTGTCAGTGGCCAAGAGAATAAAATCAAAGGCTATATTGAGAGTGAAGTAGAGCGCCATGGTTTTTCTGACTATTTGGAGGATATCCTTGTTCCTACTGAAAAGGTGATTCAGATTCGTAACGGAAAAAAGGTTAATAAAGAAAGAGTTTATTTTCCTGGTTATATAATGATAAAAGCTAACCTTGGTGGTGAAATGATTCACATTGTACGTTCAATTACGAACGTAATCGGTTTCTTAGGGGAGACAAAAGGAGGTGATCCTGTTCCATTGAGAAAAGCCGAAGTGAACAGAATGCTAGGTAAGGTAGATGAATTGGCTGTTAATACGGATACGGTAGCTATACCTTTCACTCATGGTGAAACGGTTAAGGTTATTGATGGTCCGTTTAATGGATTTAATGGTACTGTTGAGAAAATCAACGAAGAGAAGCGTAAGCTAGAGGTTATGGTTAAGATTTTCGGAAGAAAAACACCATTGGAACTCAGTTATATGCAAGTAGAGAAAGTATAAGTTAAGTGTTACATATTTAAAGTTGTGTTGCTTCCAAAATAATACAGCTGAAATTTAATTTTAAACAATGGCAAAAGAAATAGGTAAAGTAGTTAAACTACAAGTTAGGGGAGGTGCAGCGAATCCGTCGCCACCGGTTGGACCCGCCTTAGGTGCTGCCGGTGTTAACATCATGGAGTTCTGTAAGCAGTTTAATGCTCGTACGCAGGACAAACAGGGTAAAGTATTACCTGTTGTTATCACCGTATATAAGGATAAGTCTTTTGACTTCCTTGTAAAAACACCACCGGCGGCAATTCAGCTATTGGAAGCGGCTAAGATTAAAAAAGGATCAGGCGAACCTAATCGTGTAAAATCTGGTAATGTTACTTGGGATCAAGTTAAAACAATTGCCGAGGACAAAATGGTAGACCTTAATGCGTTTACGGTAGAATCTGCAATGAGCATGATAGCCGGTACAGCAAGGTCTATGGGTCTAAAAGTTGCAGGTAAGCGACCTTTCTAAAATCTTAAAAGCAATTTGAAATGGCAAAATTAACTAAGAAACAAAAAGACGCCCACGCTAAGATAGATAAAGACAAACTTTATTCTGTAGCTGAAGGTGCTGCTTTGGTAAAAGAGATTACCAATACAAAATTTGATGCATCTGTAGATTTGGCAGTGCGTTTGGGTGTAGATCCAAGAAAAGCAAACCAAATGATTCGTGGGGTGGTTACTCTTCCTCATGGTACTGGTAAAGATGTTAAGGTTTTGGCCTTGGTAACACCAGACAAGGAAGCAGAGGCTACGGAAGCCGGTGCTGACTTTGTTGGGTTGGATGAGTATTTGGAAAAAATAAAAGGCGGTTGGACAGATGTTGATGTAATCATCACTATGCCAAGCGTAATGGGTAAACTAGGTCCTTTAGGACGAGTTTTAGGACCAAGAGGTCTTATGCCTAATCCAAAGACAGGAACAGTTACTATGGATGTCGCTAAAGCGATATCAGAAGTAAAGGCTGGTAAAATCGACTTTAAGGTAGATAAAACAGGTATCGTTCATGCTGCTGTAGGGAAAGCTTCTTTCTCTGCTGATAAATTGGAAGAAAATGCTAGAGAGTTATTAGACACTTTAGTTAAGATGAAACCTGCTGCTGCTAAGGGTGTTTATATGAAAAGTATTTTCATGTCAAGTACCATGAGCCCAAGTGTTCAGTTAGATCCAAAGACAGTTTAATCGAACTGGGTAGTTCAAAATTTACAGTATGACAAGAGAAGAAAAAGCAAACGTAATACAGGATTTGACTTCACAGTTAGGCGATAATGCAACTATTTATTTAGCTGATATATCGGGCTTGAATGCAACGCAGACCTCAGATTTGAGAAGAGCTTGTTTTAAAGCAGATGTTAAACTGGCAGTAGTCAAAAATACATTGCTTGCAAAAGCAATGGAAGCTTCCGAAAGAGAATTCGGTGAACTTCCCGGAGTGCTTAAGGGCAATACTTCGTTGATGTTCTCAGAAGTGGGTAACGTTCCAGCAAAAATTATCAAAGCTTTTAGAAAAAAGTCTGATAAGCCTTTGTTGAAAGGAGCCTTCGTAGAAGAAGCGGTATATATTGGTGATGAGAATTTGGATGCACTTGTAAGCATTAAGTCTAAAGAAGAAATGATCGGTGAGGTTATAGGATTGTTACAATCTCCAGCCAAAAACGTTATTTCTGGACTTAAATCTGGTGGTGGTAAACTAGCAGGTATCCTTAAGACATTATCAGAAAGATAAGAACGCACTAGTAAACTAAGTATATTTTAAAAATTTATTAAACGATAGTAAAATGGCAGATTTGAAAGATTTCGCAGAACAATTGGTTAACTTAACCGTAAAAGAGGTAAATGAGTTAGCTAATATATTAAAAGATGAATATGGTATAGAGCCTGCAGCTGCTGCAGTTGCTGTTGCCGCTGGTGGCGGAGACGCTGCTGAAGCTGCTGATGAGCAAACAGAATTTGACGTAATCTTAAAAGCAGCAGGTAGTTCTAAACTGGCTGTAGTTAAATTGGTTAAAGAATTGACTGGTCTTGGATTGAAAGATGCTAAAGATATCGTTGATAGCGCACCTAAAGCTGTAAAAGAAGGTGTTACTAAAGACGAAGCTGAAGGAATCAAAAAATCTTTGGAAGAAGCAGGAGCGGAAGTTGAGCTTAAATAGTATCAGCAACCATAACAATTTGGTTTAGGTCTTTCCTCGCTCCGGCGGAGCTAGACCTAAGCCTTTTTATACAAGTAAGACCCACGTATATGATGAGATATACGACCCGAATTTAGTATTCACGTTCAAAATACTGTCCATAGATGTTCACACAACAGACTGAGAGAATAAATTTTGCATCCGCTAAGAACACACCGGCTTATCCGGATTTCTTGGACATTCAGATAAAATCGTTTCAAGACTTTTTTCAGCTAGAAACGAAATCTGACGAAAGAGGCAATGAAGGCTTGTACAATACCTTCATGGAAAACTTCCCTATTACGGACACCAGAAACCAGTTCGTACTTGAATTTTTAGATTACTTCATAGATCCGCCAAGATATTCTATCCAAGAATGTATTGAGCGTGGTCTTACCTATAGTGTTCCGTTAAAAGCACGATTAAAATTATACTGTACCGATCCTGAGCACGAAGATTTTGAAACTATCGTGCAAGATGTGTATTTGGGTACTATACCTTATATGACACCTAGTGGTACATTTGTTATCAACGGAGCGGAAAGGGTTGTAGTTTCTCAGTTGCACCGTTCACCAGGTGTTTTCTTCGGTCAGTCATTTCATGCGAACGGAACTAAATTATATTCTGCCAGAGTAATACCTTTTAAAGGTTCTTGGATAGAATTCGCAACAGATATAAACGGTGTAATGTATGCGTACATTGATCGTAAAAAGAAGTTGCCTGTAACTACTCTTTTCAGAGCTATTGGTTTTGAAAGGGATAAGGATATTCTTGAAATTTTTGACCTTTCAGAAGAGGTTAAGGTTTCAAATGCAGGTCTTAAAAAAGTATTGGGACGTAAATTGGCAGCTAGGGTTTTGAACACTTGGCATGAAGATTTCGTTGATGAAGATACTGGCGAAGTTGTTTCTATTGAAAGAAACGAAATCGTTATAGATCGTGATACTGTTTTAGAAAAAGAACACATTGCCGAAATTATAGATGCTGATGTTAAAACCATCCTTCTTCATAAAGTTAGCAATGCACAATCAGATTACTCTATAATTCACAATACATTACAGAAGGATCCAACAAACTCTGAAAAAGAAGCTGTTGAGCATATCTATCGTCAATTACGGAACGCCGAGCCGCCAGATGAGGAGACTGCACGTGGGATTATTGATAAATTATTTTTCTCTGATCAACGTTACAACTTAGGTGAAGTTGGGCGTTACAGAATGAACAAGAAATTACAGTTGGATATCGGAATGGACAAGCAGGTCTTGACCAAAGAAGATATTATTACTATTATTAAATATTTAATTGAACTTATCAACTCTAAAGCAGAGATTGATGATATTGATCACCTTTCTAACCGTCGTGTTCGTACTGTTGGTGAGCAGTTGTCATCTCAGTTTGGTGTAGGTCTTGCCCGTATGGCAAGAACTATTCGTGAGCGTATGAATGTTCGAGATAACGAAGTGTTTACTCCAATTGATTTAATTAATGCGAAGACATTGTCTTCTGTGATTAATTCATTCTTTGGTACTAACCAGTTGTCTCAGTTTATGGATCAAACAAATCCATTAGCGGAGATTACGCACAAGCGTAGATTGTCTGCACTAGGGCCAGGTGGTCTTTCAAGAGAGCGTGCTGGTTTTGAGGTTCGTGATGTTCACTATACACACTACGGTAGACTTTGTCCTATTGAAACTCCTGAAGGTCCAAACATTGGTTTGATATCTTCGTTAGCGGTATTTTCTAAAGTAAACCCAATGGGCTTCTTGGAAACTCCATATCGCAAGGTGGATAATGCTAAGGTAAATACGAAAGAATTCGTTTACCTAAGTGCAGAGGAGGAAGAAGGAATGAAAATTGCCCAGGCTAACATTCCAATGAAAGAAGATGGTACTATTGATACGGATAAGGTTATTGCTCGTGAAGAAGGAGATTTCCCGGTAGTAGATCCGATTGAAATTAACTATACAGACGTTGCTCCTAACCAGATTGCATCTATATCTGCATCACTAATTCCTTTCTTGGAACATGATGATGCCAACCGTGCGTTGATGGGATCTAACATGATGCGCCAAGCGGTGCCATTGTTAAGACCACAAGCACCAATTGTTGGTACAGGTCTTGAGCGTCAGGTTGCTTCTGATTCTAGAGTATTGATAAATGCAGAAGGAGATGGAACTATAGAGTATGTAGATGCTAAGATGATTACGATTAAGTATGATCGTACTGATGCTGAGCGTTTGATTAGTTTTGAAGAAGATTCAAAATCATACAACTTGGTTAAGTTTAGAAAAACTAACCAGGGTACTAGTATTAACCTGAAGCCAATTGTAAGAAGAGGAGATAAGGTTAAAAAAGGTCAGGTTCTTTGTGAAGGATATGCAACTGAAAAAGGTGAATTAGCCCTAGGGCGTAACCTTACCGTGGCTTTTATGCCTTGGAAAGGATATAACTTTGAGGATGCAATCGTAATTTCGGAAAAAGTAGTTCGTGAAGATATCTTTACTTCTATTCACGTAGATGAGTATTCTTTAGAGGTTAGAGATACTAAATTAGGTGCTGAAGAATTAACTCACGATATTCCTAACGTTTCTGAGGAAGCTACTAAGGATTTGGATGAAAACGGTATGATTCGTATCGGTGCCGAGGTTAAGCCTGGTGATATCTTAATTGGTAAGATTACTCCAAAAGGAGAGTCTGATCCAACTCCTGAAGAGAAATTACTTAGAGCAATTTTTGGTGATAAAGCAGGTGATGTAAAAGATGCATCCTTAAAAGCATCTCCATCATTACATGGTGTTGTTATCGAGAAGAAATTGTTTTCTCGTTCGGTAAAAGATAAGCGTAAGCGTTCTGAAGATAAAGAAGAACTTAATAAGTTAGAGTTAGAGTACGAAGTGAAATTCCAAGAGTTGAAAGACGTCTTGATAGAGAAACTTTTTACTTTAATCAACGGTAAGACATCTCAAGGTGTATTAAACGATTTAGGTGAAGAAGTATTGCCAAAAGGCAAGAAATACACGCTTAAAATGTTAAACTCTGTAGATGACTTTGCTCACTTGGTAGGTGGTAGTTGGACAATGGATAAGGATACAAACATATCTGTTGCCGATTTGCTTCACAACTATAAGATAAAACTGAACGATCTTCAAGGAAACTTGAGAAGAGACAAGTTTACAATTTCCGTTGGGGATGAATTACCAGCTGGAATTATGAAATTGGCCAAAGTTTATGTTGCCAAAAAGCGTAAGCTTAAAGTAGGTGATAAAATGGCGGGTCGTCACGGTAACAAAGGTATTGTATCTCGTATCGTTCGTCAAGAAGATATGCCTTTCTTGGCAGATGGAACTCCGGTAGATATCGTATTGAATCCATTGGGTGTACCTTCTCGTATGAATATTGGTCAGATCTATGAAACCGTATTAGGTTGGGCAGGTTTGAAGCTAGGAAAGAAATTTGGTACTCCAATTTTTGATGGTGCCACTTTAGATCAAATAAATGAATATACAGATGAAGCTGGTATTCCAAGATTTGGTCATACTTATCTTCATGATGGTGGAACAGGTAAGCGTTTTGATCAACCAGCAACAGTTGGTGTGATTTATATGCTAAAACTTGGTCACATGGTAGATGATAAAATGCACGCACGTTCTATAGGACCATACTCTTTAATTACACAACAACCATTAGGTGGTAAAGCACAATTTGGTGGTCAGCGTTTTGGAGAGATGGAAGTTTGGGCTCTTGAGGCATACGGTGCTTCGGCAACTTTACGTGAAATATTGACCGTTAAGTCGGATGATGTTATTGGTAGAGCTAAAACCTATGAGTCAATAGTTAAGGGCGAAACCATGCCAGAACCCGGTTTACCGGAATCTTTCAATGTATTGATGCACGAACTTAAAGGTTTGGGCTTAGACATCCGTTTGGAAGAATAGAATCGATTGTAGCGATTGAAGAACACACATTTTAATTAGTATCACCATTAGATTATGGCTAGAATAAAAGATAATAATCCAATAAAAAGGTTTGATAAGATTTCTATCGGATTGTCCTCACCAGAAGCAATTTTGGCGGAGTCAAGAGGAGAGGTTCTTAAGCCTGAAACTATCAACTACAGAACGCACAAGCCGGAGCGAGACGGTCTTTTTTGCGAGCGTATTTTCGGTCCTGTAAAGGATTACGAATGTGCTTGTGGTAAATATAAGAGAATTCGTTACCGTGGTATTGTTTGTGACCGTTGTGGTGTTGAGGTTACGGAGAAGAAAGTACGTAGAGATAGAGTAGGGCACATCAACTTGGTGGTTCCTGTAGCTCATATCTGGTATTTCCGCTCGTTACCAAATAAAATAGGTTACCTTTTGGGACTACCTTCCAAGAAATTGGATATGATTATTTACTACGAACGTTATGTAGTAATTCAACCAGGTATAGCTAAAGGCGCTGAAGGTGAAGAAATCAATAAAATGGATTTCTTAACCGAAGAGGAGTACTTGACTATTTTGGAGTCTATTCCTGTTGAAAATCAGTATTTAGATGACACGGACCCTAATAAGTTTATCGCTAAAATGGGTGCGGAATGTCTTATAGATCTTTTAGCTCGTATCGACTTAAAAGAACTATCATACCAGTTACGTCACAAGGCAAATACAGAGACTTCCAAGCAAAGAAAAACTGAGGCTTTAAAAAGGCTTCAAGTTGTTGAAGCGCTTCGTGAGTCTCAAGAAAATAGAGACAACAGACCTGAGTGGATGATTATGAAGGTAATTCCGGTGATTCCGCCAGAATTACGTCCATTGGTGCCGCTAGATGGTGGTCGTTTCGCAACTTCGGATTTGAATGATCTTTACAG includes:
- the rplJ gene encoding 50S ribosomal protein L10 translates to MTREEKANVIQDLTSQLGDNATIYLADISGLNATQTSDLRRACFKADVKLAVVKNTLLAKAMEASEREFGELPGVLKGNTSLMFSEVGNVPAKIIKAFRKKSDKPLLKGAFVEEAVYIGDENLDALVSIKSKEEMIGEVIGLLQSPAKNVISGLKSGGGKLAGILKTLSER
- the tuf gene encoding elongation factor Tu, which gives rise to MAKETFDRSKPHLNIGTIGHVDHGKTTLTAAITTVLANAGLSELRSFESIDNAPEEKERGITINTSHVEYSTANRHYAHVDCPGHADYVKNMVTGAAQMDGAILVVAATDGPMPQTREHILLGRQVGIPRIVVFMNKVDMVDDEELIELVEMEVRELLSFYEYDGDNGPVIAGSALGALNGEQKWVDTVMELMEAVDNWIELPKRDVEKDFLMPVEDVFTITGRGTVATGRIETGVANTGDPVEIIGMGAEKLTSTVTGVEMFRKILDRGEAGDNVGILLRGIEKAQISRGMVICKPGSVKPHAKFEAEVYVLKKEEGGRHTPFHNNYRPQFYVRTTDVTGNIALPAGVEMVMPGDNLTITVELIQPIALSLGLRFAIREGGRTVGAGQVTKIID
- the rplA gene encoding 50S ribosomal protein L1, yielding MAKLTKKQKDAHAKIDKDKLYSVAEGAALVKEITNTKFDASVDLAVRLGVDPRKANQMIRGVVTLPHGTGKDVKVLALVTPDKEAEATEAGADFVGLDEYLEKIKGGWTDVDVIITMPSVMGKLGPLGRVLGPRGLMPNPKTGTVTMDVAKAISEVKAGKIDFKVDKTGIVHAAVGKASFSADKLEENARELLDTLVKMKPAAAKGVYMKSIFMSSTMSPSVQLDPKTV
- the nusG gene encoding transcription termination/antitermination protein NusG, yielding MSEVLEKKWYVVRAVSGQENKIKGYIESEVERHGFSDYLEDILVPTEKVIQIRNGKKVNKERVYFPGYIMIKANLGGEMIHIVRSITNVIGFLGETKGGDPVPLRKAEVNRMLGKVDELAVNTDTVAIPFTHGETVKVIDGPFNGFNGTVEKINEEKRKLEVMVKIFGRKTPLELSYMQVEKV
- the secE gene encoding preprotein translocase subunit SecE; the encoded protein is MLTYIKESIEELRNNVTLPPRAESSNLMVVVAVFSILFALATWGVDSTFSKLVRLYFDNILN
- the rplL gene encoding 50S ribosomal protein L7/L12: MADLKDFAEQLVNLTVKEVNELANILKDEYGIEPAAAAVAVAAGGGDAAEAADEQTEFDVILKAAGSSKLAVVKLVKELTGLGLKDAKDIVDSAPKAVKEGVTKDEAEGIKKSLEEAGAEVELK
- the rpoB gene encoding DNA-directed RNA polymerase subunit beta, whose protein sequence is MFTQQTERINFASAKNTPAYPDFLDIQIKSFQDFFQLETKSDERGNEGLYNTFMENFPITDTRNQFVLEFLDYFIDPPRYSIQECIERGLTYSVPLKARLKLYCTDPEHEDFETIVQDVYLGTIPYMTPSGTFVINGAERVVVSQLHRSPGVFFGQSFHANGTKLYSARVIPFKGSWIEFATDINGVMYAYIDRKKKLPVTTLFRAIGFERDKDILEIFDLSEEVKVSNAGLKKVLGRKLAARVLNTWHEDFVDEDTGEVVSIERNEIVIDRDTVLEKEHIAEIIDADVKTILLHKVSNAQSDYSIIHNTLQKDPTNSEKEAVEHIYRQLRNAEPPDEETARGIIDKLFFSDQRYNLGEVGRYRMNKKLQLDIGMDKQVLTKEDIITIIKYLIELINSKAEIDDIDHLSNRRVRTVGEQLSSQFGVGLARMARTIRERMNVRDNEVFTPIDLINAKTLSSVINSFFGTNQLSQFMDQTNPLAEITHKRRLSALGPGGLSRERAGFEVRDVHYTHYGRLCPIETPEGPNIGLISSLAVFSKVNPMGFLETPYRKVDNAKVNTKEFVYLSAEEEEGMKIAQANIPMKEDGTIDTDKVIAREEGDFPVVDPIEINYTDVAPNQIASISASLIPFLEHDDANRALMGSNMMRQAVPLLRPQAPIVGTGLERQVASDSRVLINAEGDGTIEYVDAKMITIKYDRTDAERLISFEEDSKSYNLVKFRKTNQGTSINLKPIVRRGDKVKKGQVLCEGYATEKGELALGRNLTVAFMPWKGYNFEDAIVISEKVVREDIFTSIHVDEYSLEVRDTKLGAEELTHDIPNVSEEATKDLDENGMIRIGAEVKPGDILIGKITPKGESDPTPEEKLLRAIFGDKAGDVKDASLKASPSLHGVVIEKKLFSRSVKDKRKRSEDKEELNKLELEYEVKFQELKDVLIEKLFTLINGKTSQGVLNDLGEEVLPKGKKYTLKMLNSVDDFAHLVGGSWTMDKDTNISVADLLHNYKIKLNDLQGNLRRDKFTISVGDELPAGIMKLAKVYVAKKRKLKVGDKMAGRHGNKGIVSRIVRQEDMPFLADGTPVDIVLNPLGVPSRMNIGQIYETVLGWAGLKLGKKFGTPIFDGATLDQINEYTDEAGIPRFGHTYLHDGGTGKRFDQPATVGVIYMLKLGHMVDDKMHARSIGPYSLITQQPLGGKAQFGGQRFGEMEVWALEAYGASATLREILTVKSDDVIGRAKTYESIVKGETMPEPGLPESFNVLMHELKGLGLDIRLEE
- the rplK gene encoding 50S ribosomal protein L11, which translates into the protein MAKEIGKVVKLQVRGGAANPSPPVGPALGAAGVNIMEFCKQFNARTQDKQGKVLPVVITVYKDKSFDFLVKTPPAAIQLLEAAKIKKGSGEPNRVKSGNVTWDQVKTIAEDKMVDLNAFTVESAMSMIAGTARSMGLKVAGKRPF